A genomic region of Nitrospirota bacterium contains the following coding sequences:
- a CDS encoding PilZ domain-containing protein: MRPRRRHERFVRRLESEFVGQGKNYRAISSDFSRYGLFIRTNHAFVPGTELEIIIHLPNGTDCRLKGVVRRAMKTTIVSLKNGMGIELTSRDHNYIKFLKDFDPSEDGQPPAFSGEKRADPEPTAQGQNEPHEHYRKPAHDTAPDFVIITCAQCGVKNKVRRERLSHGPKCGKCGSPISLQA, translated from the coding sequence TTGAGACCTCGCCGAAGGCACGAACGGTTTGTTCGAAGACTTGAGTCCGAGTTTGTCGGCCAGGGGAAGAACTATCGTGCAATTTCGAGTGATTTTTCGCGTTACGGACTCTTTATCAGGACAAACCATGCCTTTGTCCCCGGCACAGAGCTGGAGATTATCATTCACCTTCCAAACGGAACTGACTGCAGGCTCAAAGGCGTTGTCAGGCGGGCGATGAAGACAACCATTGTCTCTTTGAAAAATGGGATGGGCATAGAACTTACCAGTCGGGACCATAACTATATCAAATTTCTGAAGGATTTTGATCCCAGCGAAGACGGACAACCTCCTGCATTCAGCGGTGAAAAGCGTGCGGACCCTGAACCGACAGCCCAGGGACAGAACGAACCTCATGAGCACTACCGCAAGCCTGCTCATGACACTGCCCCTGACTTCGTTATCATCACCTGCGCCCAGTGCGGAGTAAAAAATAAGGTCCGCAGAGAACGACTTTCTCACGGCCCCAAATGCGGCAAATGCGGCTCCCCCATTTCGCTTCAGGCATAA
- a CDS encoding adenylosuccinate synthase, whose translation MSVVVIVGAQWGDEGKGKIVDYLTRKAEVVARFQGGHNAGHTVVIKDEKYILHLIPSGILHKNTLCLIGNGVVVEPAALIQEITDLKKRGIKVGGNLLVSKNAHLIMPYHIALDQASERAKGKKNIGTTGRGIGPTYVDKMGRSGIRVGDLLTPDAFLEKLKANLLHVNFLLKNLYKAPTFSAEKVFRQYMGYAKVLGKHIADTDIIVNDAMAAKKNVLLEGAQGTLLDIDHGTYPFVTSSSAIAGGACTGLGIGPTRINKVLGIVKAYTTRVGSGPFPTELHDQTGELIREKGGEFGSTTGRARRCGWLDTVILKHSCRINGLSGIVLTKLDILDGMDTLKICTAYKYKGKIIKEMPKELLVFENCVPVYEKIAGWKESTLGITDFRKLPKNAQAYIKRIEELIGVKAAIVSTGQKRDELILRLEPF comes from the coding sequence ATGTCAGTTGTCGTGATCGTAGGTGCGCAGTGGGGAGACGAAGGAAAAGGAAAGATCGTCGACTATCTCACCAGAAAAGCCGAGGTGGTTGCCCGGTTCCAGGGCGGGCATAATGCCGGCCATACCGTAGTGATAAAGGACGAAAAATACATACTGCATCTTATCCCTTCAGGAATTCTCCACAAAAACACGCTCTGCCTTATCGGCAATGGCGTTGTTGTAGAGCCTGCAGCGCTTATACAGGAGATAACAGACCTTAAAAAGAGAGGTATCAAGGTTGGCGGTAATCTCCTTGTCAGCAAGAATGCCCACCTTATCATGCCGTATCACATCGCTCTTGATCAGGCAAGCGAACGCGCAAAAGGCAAAAAAAATATCGGCACCACAGGCAGAGGTATCGGCCCTACGTACGTTGACAAAATGGGACGCTCGGGTATAAGAGTCGGGGACCTGCTGACCCCTGATGCATTTCTTGAAAAACTTAAGGCAAACCTTCTGCATGTGAACTTTCTTTTGAAAAACCTGTACAAGGCCCCGACATTCAGCGCAGAGAAAGTCTTCAGACAATATATGGGATATGCAAAGGTGCTCGGAAAGCATATTGCCGATACAGACATTATTGTAAACGATGCGATGGCAGCGAAGAAAAATGTGCTGCTTGAAGGTGCACAGGGAACGCTCCTCGATATTGACCACGGCACCTATCCTTTTGTGACATCGTCAAGCGCTATTGCAGGCGGCGCATGCACAGGTCTCGGCATAGGCCCTACGAGGATCAACAAGGTCTTGGGCATTGTGAAGGCATATACAACCCGCGTAGGCAGCGGCCCTTTCCCCACAGAACTTCATGACCAGACCGGAGAACTGATCAGGGAAAAGGGAGGAGAGTTCGGCTCAACGACGGGCAGAGCCCGGAGATGCGGCTGGCTCGATACCGTCATACTTAAGCACTCCTGCCGCATTAATGGCCTTTCAGGCATTGTGCTGACGAAGCTTGACATCCTCGATGGGATGGATACCCTTAAGATATGCACTGCCTACAAATACAAAGGTAAGATCATTAAGGAGATGCCGAAGGAACTCCTTGTTTTTGAAAATTGCGTTCCTGTATATGAGAAAATCGCCGGGTGGAAAGAGAGTACCCTTGGCATCACTGACTTCAGAAAACTGCCCAAAAACGCACAGGCATACATAAAGCGCATTGAAGAGCTTATTGGCGTTAAGGCCGCCATCGTCTCAACAGGACAAAAAAGAGATGAACTGATACTGCGGCTGGAACCTTTTTGA
- a CDS encoding GNAT family N-acetyltransferase — translation MNEVQSFKLKNGSAVTLRPAAGDDAKGIVGTIRSTSEERSSLILEMHGKNIGSERAFIEGLDRRNNLLLVAVSDDTVVGCLAALNASDWEDRSVRVVEVGLHLRDGYRGEGLGSAMLSYAVEWARSKNFKKMMTSIFTSNRRSASLFTRQGFNEVAEKNIRTTSTSLNKIILQRML, via the coding sequence ATGAATGAGGTGCAGAGTTTTAAACTGAAAAACGGGTCGGCAGTCACATTGCGGCCTGCCGCAGGTGACGACGCAAAGGGCATTGTGGGGACCATCCGTTCGACCTCTGAAGAGAGGAGTTCCCTGATTCTGGAAATGCACGGCAAGAATATCGGATCTGAGCGCGCGTTTATCGAAGGCCTCGACCGCCGCAATAACCTTCTGCTTGTTGCAGTTTCTGACGATACCGTGGTCGGCTGCCTCGCAGCGCTCAATGCCTCTGACTGGGAGGACCGTTCGGTCCGTGTCGTTGAGGTGGGCCTGCACCTCAGGGATGGGTACCGGGGAGAAGGCCTTGGCTCTGCTATGCTCTCCTACGCAGTCGAATGGGCCCGATCAAAGAACTTCAAGAAGATGATGACGAGTATATTCACCAGCAACCGGCGGTCAGCCAGCCTGTTCACCCGGCAGGGTTTTAACGAAGTGGCAGAAAAGAATATTCGGACCACCAGCACCAGCCTTAACAAGATCATTCTCCAGCGAATGCTTTAG
- a CDS encoding ComF family protein, whose amino-acid sequence MRKAFDCSGTVTGLNLLLIDDVMTTGATVNACSRVLLSAGAKSVSVLTLARAGMI is encoded by the coding sequence GTGAGGAAGGCTTTTGACTGCAGCGGCACGGTAACAGGCCTGAATCTGCTGTTGATCGATGATGTTATGACGACCGGAGCTACTGTCAATGCCTGCTCCAGGGTACTCCTCAGCGCAGGCGCGAAAAGCGTTTCTGTCCTCACGCTTGCCAGGGCTGGCATGATATAA